One genomic window of Conger conger chromosome 7, fConCon1.1, whole genome shotgun sequence includes the following:
- the xndc1 gene encoding BRCA1-A complex subunit RAP80 — translation MVITAAQSGRRSLLPSPASPPNPTSPSSVQKRPTAVRPEGEASINPKKTSRPVKRKPVSRKRPQAPCWKKTRPAACEQSLSNSPPCSTAPPGASEDPETCCPLCGGYFSPEYLPQHASSCQGEEPDVELSFTPPYSPAHSSGGPAHSPALYAEQDLVPCPVCSFRFPSSQIHLHASSCGDPLEPQWSWVD, via the exons ATGGTCATCACTGCGGCCCAGTCTGGAAGGCGGAGCCTCCTCCCTAGCCCCGCCTCCCCTCctaaccccacctccccctccagcGTCCAGAAACGACCCACCGCAGTCCGTCCAG AGGGAGAGGCCAGCATTAACCCTAAAAAGACCAGCAGACCGGTGAAGAGGAAGCCAGTCTCCAGAAAGAG ACCTCAGGCCCCCTGCTGGAAGAAGACCAGACCTGCAGCCTGTGAGCAGTCTCTCAGTAACAGCCCTCCCTGCTCTACAGCCCCCCCTGGGGCCTCGGAGGACCCTGAAACCTGCTGCCCCTtatgtggag GCTACTTCAGTCCCGAATATTTGCCCCAACACGCCTCCTCCTGCCAGGGGGAGGAGCCAGACGTGGAGCTGAGCTTCACGCCCCCCTACAGCCCCGCCCACAGCAGCGGTGGCCCCGCCCACAGCCCCGCCCTCTACGCAGAGCAGGACCTGGTGCCCTGCCCTGTGTGCTCCTTCCGGTTCCCCTCCTCTCAGATCCATCTGCACGCCAGCAGCTGCGGAGACCCTCTGGAGCCCCAATGGAGCTGGGTggactga
- the LOC133133667 gene encoding interleukin-1 receptor type 2-like isoform X1 — translation MHLRRSCTGSLAPHRPLAVVLVGFFCCLLTEAYPVAESPRIVRHSVTRSGDRMVISCKADPGHPDDFTLIYWLVNRTFIELAYPDGRIHEGEERAVEENGRALVQRDLIFDKVRKEDYRANFTCVVNSPAGIDKITLRLGRRSGNRRNDPRLKGKMVKRRSQQKKRC, via the exons ATGCATCTGAGACGCTCCTGCACAG GGTCCCTGGCTCCGCACAGACCCCTCGCTGTGGTTCTTGTTGGCTTCTTCTGTTGCCTGTTGACCGAGGCCTATCCAG TGGCGGAATCTCCACGAATTGTGAGGCACAGCGTCACCCGGAGCG GGGATCGAATGGTCATATCCTGTAAGGCTGACCCAGGACATCCTGACGACTTCACCCTCATCTACTGGCTGGTCAACAGGACCTTCATCGAGTTGGCCTACCCAGACGGCCGTATCCATGAAGGAGAGGAAAG AGCTGTGGAAGAGAACGGCAGAGCGCTCGTCCAGAGGGATCTCATCTTCGACAAGGTCCGCAAAGAGGACTACCGCGCCAATTTCACCTGCGTGGTGAACAGCCCCGCCGGTATCGACAAGATCACGCTGCGGCTTGGCAGAAGGAGCG GGAATCGCAGAAACGATCCGAGACTGAAAGGGAAGATG gtgaaAAGAAGATCCCAGCAGAAGAAGAGGTGTTAA
- the rnf121 gene encoding LOW QUALITY PROTEIN: RING finger protein 121 (The sequence of the model RefSeq protein was modified relative to this genomic sequence to represent the inferred CDS: inserted 1 base in 1 codon) yields the protein MAGVFEVEVDGVEHDHGHGHHDEAQQIDLSQLSAEEKWRLEHARMHAKHKGHEAMHAEMVLILIVTLVIAQLLLVQWKQRHPKSYNLVTLFQMWVVPLYFTTKLHWWRFLVTWFIFSAVTAFVTFRATRKPLSCTTPRLVYKWFLLLYKLSYTTGIVGYSVVMFTLFGINLIFRVKPEDSMDFGVSLLFYGLYYGXLGRDFAEMCADFMASTVGYYSASGMPTKHLSDNICAVCGQAILVDVSEEGIIENTYRLSCNHVFHEFCIRGWCIVGKKQTCPYCKEKVDLKRMFSNPWERPHVMYGQLLDWLRYLVAWQPVIIGLVQGINYILGLE from the exons ATGGCGGGGGTGTTTGAGGTGGAGGTTGATGGTGTTGAACACGATCATGGACACGGGCACCACGACGAGGCACAGCAG ATCGACctgtcccagctctctgcagaaGAGAAATGGAG gttggaGCACGCACGGATGCACGCCAAACACAAGGGGCACGAGGCGATGCATGCAGAGATGGTGCTCATCCTCATCGTCACCCTCGTCATCGCCCAGCTACTGCTGGTGCAGTGGAAACAGAGACACCCCAAATCCTACAAC ctggtGACCCTGTTCCAGATGTGGGTGGTCCCGCTCTACTTCACCACTAAGCTGCACTGGTGGAGGTTCCTGGTCACATGGTTCATCTTCTCGGCCGTCACGGCGTTCGTCACCTTCAGGGCCACCAGGAAGCCTCTGAGCTGCACCACGCCCAG GCTTGTGTACAAATGGTTCCTCCTGCTCTACAAGCTGAGCTACACCACGGGGATTGTGGGATACAGTGTGGTCATGTTCACCTTGTTTGGCATCAATCTGATAtttag GGTGAAGCCAGAGGACTCGATGGATTTCGGGGTGTCCCTGCTGTTCTACGGGCTGTACTACG TGCTGGGCCGGGACTTCGCCGAGATGTGCGCTGACTTCATGGCCTCGACTGTGGGG tattaCAGTGCGTCAGGCATGCCCACTAAGCACCTCTCTGATAACATCTGTGCGGTGTGCGGTCAGGCCATCCTGGTGGACGTGAGTGAGGAGGGAATCATCGAGAACACCTACCGCCTGTCCTGTAACCATGT atTCCACGAGTTCTGCATACGAGGCTGGTGCATCGTGGGTAAGAAGCAGACCTGCCCCTACTGCAAAGAGAAGGTTGATCTGAAGAGGATGTTCAGCAACCC CTGGGAACGGCCTCACGTGATGTACGGGCAGCTTCTGGATTGGCTCCGGTATCTGGTTGCCTGGCAACCTGTAATCATCGGCCTGGTTCAAGGGATCAACTACATCCTAGGCCTGGAATGA
- the LOC133133667 gene encoding interleukin-1 receptor type 2-like isoform X2, producing the protein MHLRRSCTVAESPRIVRHSVTRSGDRMVISCKADPGHPDDFTLIYWLVNRTFIELAYPDGRIHEGEERAVEENGRALVQRDLIFDKVRKEDYRANFTCVVNSPAGIDKITLRLGRRSGNRRNDPRLKGKMVKRRSQQKKRC; encoded by the exons ATGCATCTGAGACGCTCCTGCACAG TGGCGGAATCTCCACGAATTGTGAGGCACAGCGTCACCCGGAGCG GGGATCGAATGGTCATATCCTGTAAGGCTGACCCAGGACATCCTGACGACTTCACCCTCATCTACTGGCTGGTCAACAGGACCTTCATCGAGTTGGCCTACCCAGACGGCCGTATCCATGAAGGAGAGGAAAG AGCTGTGGAAGAGAACGGCAGAGCGCTCGTCCAGAGGGATCTCATCTTCGACAAGGTCCGCAAAGAGGACTACCGCGCCAATTTCACCTGCGTGGTGAACAGCCCCGCCGGTATCGACAAGATCACGCTGCGGCTTGGCAGAAGGAGCG GGAATCGCAGAAACGATCCGAGACTGAAAGGGAAGATG gtgaaAAGAAGATCCCAGCAGAAGAAGAGGTGTTAA